In Athalia rosae chromosome 6, iyAthRosa1.1, whole genome shotgun sequence, one DNA window encodes the following:
- the LOC105688628 gene encoding diacylglycerol kinase theta isoform X3 produces the protein MASVSAETPASHGHSFSKKTFHKPTYCHHCTDMLWGLLQQGYICEVCNFVVHDRCLKTVVSPCSSIAASLIKNPVAHCWSEQAHHKKKFCNVCRKRLQEDSPSIHCEICEYFVHTDCQDFAVADCKENATYLPGKDLASVRHTHHWREGNLPNNSKCVVCKKTCWSAECLSGYRCEWCGMTSHAHCHKNIPQECTFGNLEPIYLPPHAISIPRTEVPMEAIIGVQVRRKEVLAREYSCHYTGEQFDFAESEQIGGAGHLAAALRRLSLVLPRSCHGNCHASPPYVRARSISEEFSSGDTRNRDNDEPAQQSGAHSRDSRPQKEKEDGDEEMIKVYDGNISVRRRIFRVISVPRQANVDQVLTIALRAFHITKDLKNFYLTDLYATDETSLCDPTPVTSLQRKEGKRPAVFLRFKDNECGEVRVYPGKLQVSEAFCIVPVTEDSTVADLIQEALLRFGLENFKCDEYRCSEILLDRGVTERVLSRNEKPWDIVKLLGKDSIRQMELMRFYLQLKQDPHGPNLALFVGNLPPNLSERNYENMLTDFLGKENKFSSIGPIYYEYGSMVIIYEDSNKAVKALYTLRESKYEDKHLLVMLLPSIEPIMVPPGVQPLLVFVNVKSGGCQGLELISSFRKLLNPYQVFDLDNGGPLPGLYVFRHIRNYKILVCGGDGTIGWVLQCLDNVGQDSECSSPACAIVPLGTGNDLARVLRWGSGYTGGEDPLSLLRDIIDAEEIKLDRWTVVFHPEEKEDKSQLVPNAAVAGSTSEDNTQIFVMNNYFGIGIDADLCLSFHNAREENPHKFNSRFHNKGVYVSMGLRKMVSQKRCKDLHKQIRLEVDGKLVELPQVEGIIILNILSWGSGANPWGPEKEDQFNKPNHWDGMLEVVGVTGVVHLAQIQSGLRSATRIAQGGHIKIHLHSELPVQVDGEPWVQSPGDVVVLKSALKATMLKKNKIKRRNTEPSILPANGEGGKSTDE, from the exons GCTTCAGTAAGAAAACGTTTCACAAACCCACCTACTGTCATCACTGCACGGACATGCTCTGGGGCCTCTTACAGCAGGGGTACATCTGCGAAG tttgCAACTTCGTAGTGCACGACCGCTGTCTCAAGACCGTCGTCTCTCCCTGCTCCAGCATCGCGGCAAGCCTGATCAAG AACCCGGTTGCACATTGTTGGTCGGAACAAGCgcaccataaaaaaaaattctgcaatGTATGTAGGAAACGCCTGCAGGAGGATAGCCCATCTATTCACTGTGAGA TATGCGAGTACTTCGTGCACACGGATTGCCAGGATTTTGCGGTAGCTGATTGTAAAGAGAATGCTACTTACCTGCCAGGGAAGGACCTCGCTTCCGTGCGACACACCCATCATTGGCGGGAAGGCAATCTTCCGAATAATTCAAAATGCGTAGTGTGCAAGAAGACTTGCTGGTCGGCAGAATGTCTTTCGGGGTACCGCTGCGAGTGGTGCGGCATGACG tcaCATGCTCACTGCCACAAAAACATACCGCAGGAGTGCACATTTGGGAATCTGGAACCCATTTATCTGCCGCCACATGCGATCAGTATACCCCGCACCGAGGTCCCTATGGAGGCCATCATCGGTGTCCAGGTGCGTCGCAAGGAAGTTCTCGCGCGTGAGTATTCTTGCC ATTACACTGGAGAGCAATTCGATTTCGCTGAGAGTGAACAAATTGGGGGTGCAGGCCACCTTGCCGCAGCTTTGAGGCGCCTTTCACTAGTTTTGCCACGTAGCTGCCATGGAAATTGTCATGCTTCCCCTCCTTATGTTCGAG cACGTAGCATTTCAGAGGAATTCAGTAGCGGAGATACTCGGAATAGGGACAACGATGAACCGGCACAGCAAAGCGGAGCTCATAGCCGGGACTCCAGAcctcaaaaagaaaaagaggatggAGACGAAG AGATGATCAAAGTGTACGATGGCAATATATCCGTGAGGCGTCGGATATTTCGAGTTATCAGCGTCCCTCGACAAGCCAATGTTGACCAAGTCCTCACCATAGCCTTAAGAGCATTCCACATAACAAAAGATCTAA AAAACTTTTACTTAACCGACTTGTATGCCACCGATGAAACAAGCTTGTGTGATCCAACGCCGGTGACAAGCTTGCAACGAAAGGAAGGCAAGCGTCCGGCTGTCTTCCTACGTTTCAA AGATAACGAGTGTGGCGAAGTACGAGTCTACCCGGGTAAACTTCAGGTATCTGAGGCATTTTGCATTGTACCAGTTACCGAAGACAGTACCGTGGCTGACCTGATTCAGGAAGCTCTACTTCGATTTggtcttgaaaatttcaaatgcgATGAATATCGCTGTAGTGAAATTCTACTGGATCGTGGTG TTACGGAACGGGTATTATCGCGGAATGAAAAGCCTTGGGATATCGTGAAACTGTTGGGGAAGGACTCGATACGGCAAATGGAATTGATGCGATTTTACCTTCAACTCAAACAAGACCCCCATGGGCCGAATCTTGCCTTGTTTGTTGGAAATCTTCCACCTAATCTTTCCGAACGTAATTACGAAAATATGTTGACGGATTTCTTAGGCAAAG AAAACAAGTTTTCGTCCATCGGACCGATTTACTACGAGTACGGATCAATGGTGATCATATATGAAGATTCTAATAAAGCTGTAAAGGCATTGTACACTCTACGTGAATCGAAATATGAGGATAAACATCTTTTAG TGATGCTGCTACCTAGTATAGAACCGATCATGGTACCACCTGGAGTTCAGCCTCTGCTTGTGTTTGTAAATGTTAAATCCGGTGGATGTCAGGGCCtcgaattaatttcaagcTTTCGGAAGCTTCTGAATCCCTATCAAGTTTTCGACCTGGATAACGGTGGTCCTCTTCCCGG GCTTTATGTATTCCGGCATATAAGGAACTACAAGATTCTGGTCTGCGGAGGTGATGGAACGATAGGCTGGGTATTGCAATGTCTGGATAACGTTGGCCAAGATAGCGAGTGTTCTTCACCTGCTTGTGCCATCGTTCCTCTTGGAACTGGCAATGATCTGGCGAGGGTCTTAAGATGGGGTTCAGGATACACGGGTGGCGAAGATCCGTTAAGTTTGTTGCGTGATATTATTGACGCCGAAGAGATTAAGCTGGATCGATGGACCGTTGTATTTCACccggaagaaaaggaagacaAATCTCAGCTAGTTCCTAACGCTGCAG TTGCTGGTTCAACGAGCGAGGATAATACACAAATATTCGTGATGAATAATTACTTTGGCATTGGAATTGACGCTGATCTGTGTTTGTCATTCCACAATGCGAGGGAGGAAAATCCACACAAGTTCAACAGTCGATTCCACAATAAGGGAGTGTATGTGTCGATGGGTCTGCGTAAAATGGTTAGCCAGAAACGTTGCAAAGATCTGCATAAACAGATTCGATTAGAAGTCGATGGGAAACTGGTAGAACTACCGCAGGTCGAAGGCATCattatattgaatattttaag TTGGGGTTCTGGAGCAAACCCATGGGGCCCGGAGAAAGAGGATCAATTCAACAAGCCAAATCATTGGGATGGAATGTTGGAAGTTGTCGGAGTTACAGGTGTAGTGCACCTCGCACAAATACAGTCTGGCCTACGCTCTGCTACAAGGATAGCGCAA GGTGGACacataaaaattcatctccaTTCAGAATTACCAGTTCAGGTAGATGGAGAACCCTGGGTACAAAGTCCAGGTGATGTCGTAGTCCTGAAATCGGCGTTAAAG GCAACcatgttgaagaaaaataagatcaAGCGTCGGAATACCGAACCGTCGATTCTACCTGCTAATGGGGAGGGGGGCAAGAGCACGGACGAGTAA
- the LOC105688628 gene encoding diacylglycerol kinase theta isoform X4 yields MASVSAETPASHGHSFSKKTFHKPTYCHHCTDMLWGLLQQGYICEVCNFVVHDRCLKTVVSPCSSIAASLIKNPVAHCWSEQAHHKKKFCNVCRKRLQEDSPSIHCEICEYFVHTDCQDFAVADCKENATYLPGKDLASVRHTHHWREGNLPNNSKCVVCKKTCWSAECLSGYRCEWCGMTSHAHCHKNIPQECTFGNLEPIYLPPHAISIPRTEVPMEAIIGVQVRRKEVLAPRSISEEFSSGDTRNRDNDEPAQQSGAHSRDSRPQKEKEDGDEEMIKVYDGNISVRRRIFRVISVPRQANVDQVLTIALRAFHITKDLKNFYLTDLYATDETSLCDPTPVTSLQRKEGKRPAVFLRFKDNECGEVRVYPGKLQVSEAFCIVPVTEDSTVADLIQEALLRFGLENFKCDEYRCSEILLDRGVTERVLSRNEKPWDIVKLLGKDSIRQMELMRFYLQLKQDPHGPNLALFVGNLPPNLSERNYENMLTDFLGKENKFSSIGPIYYEYGSMVIIYEDSNKAVKALYTLRESKYEDKHLLVMLLPSIEPIMVPPGVQPLLVFVNVKSGGCQGLELISSFRKLLNPYQVFDLDNGGPLPGLYVFRHIRNYKILVCGGDGTIGWVLQCLDNVGQDSECSSPACAIVPLGTGNDLARVLRWGSGYTGGEDPLSLLRDIIDAEEIKLDRWTVVFHPEEKEDKSQLVPNAAVAGSTSEDNTQIFVMNNYFGIGIDADLCLSFHNAREENPHKFNSRFHNKGVYVSMGLRKMVSQKRCKDLHKQIRLEVDGKLVELPQVEGIIILNILSWGSGANPWGPEKEDQFNKPNHWDGMLEVVGVTGVVHLAQIQSGLRSATRIAQGGHIKIHLHSELPVQVDGEPWVQSPGDVVVLKSALKATMLKKVKGKMKRRNTEPSMQLALQAGPSNDPDSEVF; encoded by the exons GCTTCAGTAAGAAAACGTTTCACAAACCCACCTACTGTCATCACTGCACGGACATGCTCTGGGGCCTCTTACAGCAGGGGTACATCTGCGAAG tttgCAACTTCGTAGTGCACGACCGCTGTCTCAAGACCGTCGTCTCTCCCTGCTCCAGCATCGCGGCAAGCCTGATCAAG AACCCGGTTGCACATTGTTGGTCGGAACAAGCgcaccataaaaaaaaattctgcaatGTATGTAGGAAACGCCTGCAGGAGGATAGCCCATCTATTCACTGTGAGA TATGCGAGTACTTCGTGCACACGGATTGCCAGGATTTTGCGGTAGCTGATTGTAAAGAGAATGCTACTTACCTGCCAGGGAAGGACCTCGCTTCCGTGCGACACACCCATCATTGGCGGGAAGGCAATCTTCCGAATAATTCAAAATGCGTAGTGTGCAAGAAGACTTGCTGGTCGGCAGAATGTCTTTCGGGGTACCGCTGCGAGTGGTGCGGCATGACG tcaCATGCTCACTGCCACAAAAACATACCGCAGGAGTGCACATTTGGGAATCTGGAACCCATTTATCTGCCGCCACATGCGATCAGTATACCCCGCACCGAGGTCCCTATGGAGGCCATCATCGGTGTCCAGGTGCGTCGCAAGGAAGTTCTCGCGC cACGTAGCATTTCAGAGGAATTCAGTAGCGGAGATACTCGGAATAGGGACAACGATGAACCGGCACAGCAAAGCGGAGCTCATAGCCGGGACTCCAGAcctcaaaaagaaaaagaggatggAGACGAAG AGATGATCAAAGTGTACGATGGCAATATATCCGTGAGGCGTCGGATATTTCGAGTTATCAGCGTCCCTCGACAAGCCAATGTTGACCAAGTCCTCACCATAGCCTTAAGAGCATTCCACATAACAAAAGATCTAA AAAACTTTTACTTAACCGACTTGTATGCCACCGATGAAACAAGCTTGTGTGATCCAACGCCGGTGACAAGCTTGCAACGAAAGGAAGGCAAGCGTCCGGCTGTCTTCCTACGTTTCAA AGATAACGAGTGTGGCGAAGTACGAGTCTACCCGGGTAAACTTCAGGTATCTGAGGCATTTTGCATTGTACCAGTTACCGAAGACAGTACCGTGGCTGACCTGATTCAGGAAGCTCTACTTCGATTTggtcttgaaaatttcaaatgcgATGAATATCGCTGTAGTGAAATTCTACTGGATCGTGGTG TTACGGAACGGGTATTATCGCGGAATGAAAAGCCTTGGGATATCGTGAAACTGTTGGGGAAGGACTCGATACGGCAAATGGAATTGATGCGATTTTACCTTCAACTCAAACAAGACCCCCATGGGCCGAATCTTGCCTTGTTTGTTGGAAATCTTCCACCTAATCTTTCCGAACGTAATTACGAAAATATGTTGACGGATTTCTTAGGCAAAG AAAACAAGTTTTCGTCCATCGGACCGATTTACTACGAGTACGGATCAATGGTGATCATATATGAAGATTCTAATAAAGCTGTAAAGGCATTGTACACTCTACGTGAATCGAAATATGAGGATAAACATCTTTTAG TGATGCTGCTACCTAGTATAGAACCGATCATGGTACCACCTGGAGTTCAGCCTCTGCTTGTGTTTGTAAATGTTAAATCCGGTGGATGTCAGGGCCtcgaattaatttcaagcTTTCGGAAGCTTCTGAATCCCTATCAAGTTTTCGACCTGGATAACGGTGGTCCTCTTCCCGG GCTTTATGTATTCCGGCATATAAGGAACTACAAGATTCTGGTCTGCGGAGGTGATGGAACGATAGGCTGGGTATTGCAATGTCTGGATAACGTTGGCCAAGATAGCGAGTGTTCTTCACCTGCTTGTGCCATCGTTCCTCTTGGAACTGGCAATGATCTGGCGAGGGTCTTAAGATGGGGTTCAGGATACACGGGTGGCGAAGATCCGTTAAGTTTGTTGCGTGATATTATTGACGCCGAAGAGATTAAGCTGGATCGATGGACCGTTGTATTTCACccggaagaaaaggaagacaAATCTCAGCTAGTTCCTAACGCTGCAG TTGCTGGTTCAACGAGCGAGGATAATACACAAATATTCGTGATGAATAATTACTTTGGCATTGGAATTGACGCTGATCTGTGTTTGTCATTCCACAATGCGAGGGAGGAAAATCCACACAAGTTCAACAGTCGATTCCACAATAAGGGAGTGTATGTGTCGATGGGTCTGCGTAAAATGGTTAGCCAGAAACGTTGCAAAGATCTGCATAAACAGATTCGATTAGAAGTCGATGGGAAACTGGTAGAACTACCGCAGGTCGAAGGCATCattatattgaatattttaag TTGGGGTTCTGGAGCAAACCCATGGGGCCCGGAGAAAGAGGATCAATTCAACAAGCCAAATCATTGGGATGGAATGTTGGAAGTTGTCGGAGTTACAGGTGTAGTGCACCTCGCACAAATACAGTCTGGCCTACGCTCTGCTACAAGGATAGCGCAA GGTGGACacataaaaattcatctccaTTCAGAATTACCAGTTCAGGTAGATGGAGAACCCTGGGTACAAAGTCCAGGTGATGTCGTAGTCCTGAAATCGGCGTTAAAG GCCACGATGCTGAAGAAGGTGAAGGGTAAAATGAAGCGGCGAAATACAGAGCCCAGCATGCAGTTAGCACTCCAAGCTGGACCCTCAAACGATCCGGATTCCGAGGTCTTCTGA